In Rickettsiales bacterium, a genomic segment contains:
- a CDS encoding DNA methyltransferase, translating to MHKIQIVPINSLKPYPNNARTHSDRQVTQIARSIREFGFNNPIITDNAGMVIAGHGRLLAAKQLGLAEVPVICLDHMSESQKKAYILADNKLAEKAGWDKEILKIELEGLLAFDADIDLTITGLETPEIDLLFHEPAVKQAKNPIDELPLDSTITPQVCKGDLWQLGGHRLYCGDSLQQESFNILMGDKRADLVFIDPPYNVAIDGHVCGSGKIKHAEFAYASGEMTPKEFMGFLTKSFELLVHFSQDGSLHYICMDWRHVLEISSAGTGVYDSLKNICVWNKQLGGMGSLYRSQHEFVFVFKHGKAPHVNNIELGKHGRYRTNIWDYPGVHANNGHKDDLKLHPTVKPVQMIADAIIDSSRQGSIILDSFAGSGSTLLAAEKTKRKAYVIEYEPHYCDVILYRYEKLTGVKPVLLQGGAHA from the coding sequence ATGCATAAAATTCAAATAGTGCCCATCAACTCCCTCAAGCCTTATCCTAATAATGCCCGTACACATAGTGACCGGCAGGTAACACAAATTGCCAGAAGCATCCGTGAGTTTGGATTTAATAATCCGATCATCACGGACAATGCGGGTATGGTTATCGCCGGCCATGGAAGATTACTGGCCGCTAAGCAGTTAGGACTGGCAGAGGTGCCAGTGATCTGCCTTGACCATATGAGTGAATCCCAGAAGAAGGCATATATCCTGGCTGACAATAAACTCGCCGAGAAAGCGGGCTGGGATAAGGAGATTCTGAAGATAGAGTTGGAGGGTCTTTTGGCATTCGATGCCGATATCGATCTGACAATTACAGGTCTGGAAACCCCGGAGATTGATCTGCTGTTCCATGAACCAGCAGTGAAGCAAGCCAAAAACCCTATCGATGAATTGCCTTTAGACAGTACCATTACGCCCCAGGTATGCAAAGGCGATCTCTGGCAGCTTGGGGGGCACCGTCTTTATTGCGGTGATAGTCTGCAGCAGGAAAGCTTTAATATACTGATGGGTGATAAGAGAGCCGACCTCGTATTCATCGATCCACCTTACAATGTGGCGATCGACGGCCATGTCTGTGGGAGCGGTAAGATAAAGCATGCAGAATTTGCCTATGCCTCGGGAGAAATGACCCCAAAGGAGTTCATGGGGTTTTTAACAAAGTCCTTTGAATTGCTGGTGCATTTTAGTCAAGACGGATCCCTGCATTATATTTGTATGGATTGGCGCCATGTATTGGAGATTAGCAGTGCGGGAACAGGTGTTTACGATTCGCTTAAGAATATTTGCGTCTGGAATAAGCAATTGGGAGGCATGGGCAGCCTGTACCGTTCACAGCACGAGTTCGTGTTTGTATTCAAGCATGGTAAAGCGCCGCATGTAAATAATATCGAACTCGGTAAGCATGGCCGTTACCGGACTAATATCTGGGACTATCCCGGTGTCCACGCCAATAATGGACATAAGGATGATCTAAAACTGCATCCCACGGTAAAGCCTGTACAGATGATCGCGGACGCTATCATCGATAGTTCCCGTCAGGGAAGCATTATACTGGATAGCTTTGCTGGAAGCGGTTCGACCCTGCTGGCAGCGGAAAAGACCAAGCGCAAAGCGTATGTCATCGAGTATGAGCCTCATTACTGCGACGTTATCCTGTATCGCTATGAAAAACTGACCGGCGTAAAACCGGTTCTATTGCAGGGAGGAGCCCATGCCTAA
- a CDS encoding DUF5681 domain-containing protein: MPKEYNIGYGKPPATTRFKPGRSGNPKGRKKGVKNFASVFQEELEAYITITENGERKAIPKKLAIIKQLINKALSGDPKSIAMLVNIYRQNDNHQSDTRAASMEELLEEDQKILKHHRRGRENHDAI; the protein is encoded by the coding sequence ATGCCTAAAGAATATAATATTGGGTACGGAAAGCCGCCTGCAACTACCCGGTTCAAACCCGGCCGGTCCGGTAACCCGAAAGGGCGTAAGAAAGGGGTAAAGAACTTTGCCAGTGTCTTTCAGGAGGAGTTGGAAGCATATATCACCATTACCGAAAATGGGGAGCGCAAAGCCATTCCAAAGAAATTGGCTATCATTAAGCAACTGATTAATAAGGCCTTAAGTGGAGACCCTAAAAGTATAGCCATGCTAGTAAATATCTATCGCCAGAATGATAACCACCAATCGGACACAAGAGCAGCCTCTATGGAAGAACTACTGGAGGAGGACCAAAAGATTCTGAAACATCACAGACGCGGGAGGGAAAACCATGATGCTATCTGA
- the terL gene encoding phage terminase large subunit, with the protein MMLSEPTPKQIFHALLRNELSAFIEKTYYTVDGSQEYISNWHIDLIADALKKCERGESRRLIVNLPPRSLKSICVSVAFPAWLLGRDPRRRIINVSYSEELAAKHARDCRAVIESDWYRNIFPYTRLNPHKRSEGEFETLSHGYRLSTSIGGTLTGRGGGFIIVDDPLKPNDANSDTKRNLVNNWFGNTLFSRLDNKETGCIIIVMQRVHLEDLAGFLQQQGGWEVLNLAAIAPQAETHILSDGRKFHRAQGEVLNPALEAESTLTAIKANIGSYNFSAQYQQEPVPQDGNIIQWKWFPVYQDIPAKRGRWSRIVQSWDTAMKAHDGSDYSVCITACEVDKKLYILDIYRAKLDFPELRKKIPSLKQQFGADVVIIEDKGSGTGLIQQLRSEGFGVIEYKPVGDKKDRAVAQSAHIEGGKVYLPEHASWLEDFRMEIASFPYGRNDDQIDALSQLLDWVWKKKVGILDILAGDDDCELPM; encoded by the coding sequence ATGATGCTATCTGAACCTACACCGAAACAAATATTTCATGCGCTATTGCGTAATGAATTGAGCGCTTTCATAGAGAAAACCTACTATACGGTCGATGGCAGTCAGGAATATATTTCGAATTGGCACATCGATCTGATTGCGGACGCCTTGAAAAAGTGTGAACGCGGTGAGAGCAGACGTTTGATCGTTAACTTGCCACCCCGCAGCCTGAAGTCGATTTGCGTTTCGGTAGCGTTTCCGGCATGGCTTCTAGGTCGGGATCCGCGGCGGCGCATCATTAATGTGAGTTATTCGGAAGAGTTGGCGGCGAAACATGCGAGAGATTGCCGCGCGGTTATAGAGTCTGATTGGTACCGCAACATATTTCCATATACACGCCTGAATCCCCATAAGCGCAGTGAAGGAGAGTTCGAAACCTTATCGCATGGTTATCGTCTTTCAACTTCCATTGGGGGCACCCTCACAGGGCGTGGTGGTGGCTTTATCATTGTAGATGATCCGCTGAAACCTAACGATGCGAATTCTGATACGAAGCGCAATCTTGTGAATAACTGGTTCGGCAATACGCTGTTTAGTCGATTGGATAATAAGGAAACCGGATGTATCATCATAGTAATGCAACGCGTGCATCTGGAGGATTTAGCGGGGTTTTTGCAGCAGCAGGGAGGATGGGAAGTGTTAAATCTTGCAGCCATTGCCCCTCAAGCGGAAACCCATATCTTAAGTGATGGCCGAAAATTTCATAGGGCGCAAGGAGAAGTGCTGAATCCTGCACTGGAAGCCGAATCAACCTTGACTGCGATTAAAGCCAATATCGGCAGCTATAACTTTTCTGCACAATACCAGCAGGAGCCTGTTCCGCAGGATGGTAATATTATCCAATGGAAGTGGTTTCCAGTCTACCAGGATATTCCCGCCAAAAGAGGGCGATGGAGCCGAATCGTACAAAGCTGGGATACGGCGATGAAAGCCCATGATGGCAGCGATTACTCGGTCTGTATTACGGCATGTGAAGTGGATAAAAAACTTTATATACTGGATATATACCGGGCCAAGCTGGATTTTCCTGAGCTACGAAAAAAGATTCCATCATTAAAGCAGCAATTTGGAGCAGATGTGGTCATTATCGAGGATAAGGGATCGGGGACGGGACTCATTCAGCAACTGCGCAGCGAAGGATTTGGGGTTATCGAGTATAAGCCAGTGGGAGATAAGAAGGATCGTGCGGTTGCGCAGTCGGCGCATATCGAAGGGGGAAAGGTCTATCTGCCAGAACACGCCTCCTGGCTGGAGGATTTCCGAATGGAAATCGCCTCCTTCCCCTATGGGCGCAATGATGACCAGATCGATGCTCTGTCACAGCTTCTCGATTGGGTATGGAAAAAGAAAGTGGGAATTCTTGATATACTTGCTGGCGACGATGATTGTGAGTTACCCATGTAA
- a CDS encoding Vps62-related protein encodes MAYANTPVIISGITGKSITLEELRESGVPALQFAVTNQYDLVWWGSKMHGSCSSVRVYRPLPPDDTWSIVSYCAVYGSNPPPGPALIVQEVNRDPQNPILMPPNPQNPFFEIWNDRDTGGSQNGSIWIPQAPQGYYFIGNVANGQGYQGAFTGYEMPIIPDLMCVRADLCTVTQATYQIWNDHTSGASFGNAAFWALNGIPNAFVTGTDYDGYEGTAYIPKGVPAIE; translated from the coding sequence ATGGCGTATGCAAACACTCCCGTTATTATTAGCGGGATAACAGGAAAGTCCATTACCTTGGAGGAACTCCGCGAGAGTGGAGTTCCCGCACTTCAATTTGCCGTAACTAATCAATATGATCTGGTGTGGTGGGGATCTAAAATGCACGGAAGTTGCTCGAGCGTGCGTGTATACCGCCCCCTTCCTCCTGATGATACTTGGTCGATTGTAAGTTATTGCGCTGTATATGGAAGCAATCCGCCACCGGGACCGGCCCTCATTGTACAAGAAGTAAACCGTGATCCACAGAATCCGATTCTAATGCCGCCTAATCCTCAGAATCCTTTTTTTGAAATATGGAATGACAGAGATACAGGGGGATCTCAGAATGGCTCCATCTGGATACCGCAAGCGCCTCAAGGATATTATTTCATTGGTAATGTTGCGAATGGACAAGGATATCAGGGGGCATTTACCGGATATGAGATGCCGATTATACCTGATTTAATGTGTGTACGTGCTGACCTCTGTACAGTAACGCAAGCTACCTATCAGATATGGAATGACCACACGTCCGGGGCATCTTTCGGAAATGCTGCCTTCTGGGCTCTAAATGGTATTCCGAATGCATTTGTGACAGGAACTGATTATGACGGCTATGAGGGCACAGCCTATATACCGAAAGGAGTACCCGCGATAGAATAG
- a CDS encoding DUF3489 domain-containing protein, with amino-acid sequence MIKNAKPTAVVATKIKAPLGKPQPGEVIRNRSNNDLLKQSRKAPVAHKPEVQNAAVPEDQLPSAEVGKRGSKQSIIINLLMRTEGVTLPELVQATGWQKHSIHGTLSGVLKKKLGLTIISDQEEERGGVYRIQTVKA; translated from the coding sequence ATGATAAAGAACGCAAAACCTACTGCCGTAGTGGCCACGAAAATCAAAGCGCCGCTAGGAAAGCCTCAGCCTGGAGAAGTGATCAGGAACCGCAGCAATAATGATCTACTGAAGCAGTCGAGGAAGGCTCCGGTGGCGCATAAGCCAGAAGTTCAGAATGCAGCGGTTCCAGAAGATCAGCTACCTTCTGCAGAAGTTGGTAAGCGGGGGTCGAAGCAGTCAATAATAATTAATCTGCTTATGCGTACAGAAGGGGTAACCCTTCCCGAACTAGTGCAAGCCACGGGTTGGCAGAAACACAGCATTCATGGAACACTGTCTGGGGTCCTAAAGAAGAAGCTCGGTCTGACCATTATCTCGGATCAGGAAGA